A genomic region of Metopolophium dirhodum isolate CAU chromosome 1, ASM1992520v1, whole genome shotgun sequence contains the following coding sequences:
- the LOC132932818 gene encoding uncharacterized protein LOC132932818 encodes MALVDANYMFTYVDIGCQGRISDGGVFRNTYLWHKLEANEILLPSDEPLPSKTELMPYLFIGDGAFSLGKNMMKPYTGVYEKGSIKRIFNYRLSRARRIVENAFGIMSSVFRVFRKPILLNEQKATDITMTCVLLHNFLRKSKTSKTSYSPPGAFDSDKESEFCPGSWRNDQEVMSSFVPLR; translated from the coding sequence ATGGCATTAGTTGACGCAAACTATATGTTCACTTATGTCGATATTGGTTGTCAAGGTCGTATAAGTGACGGTGGGGTTTTTAGAAACACATATTTATGGCATAAATTAGAGGCAAATGAAATACTGTTGCCATCAGATGAGCCACTCCCCTCAAAAACAGAGTTAATGCCTTATTTATTCATAGGAGATGGTGCATTCTCATTGGGGAAAAATATGATGAAACCATACACAGGAGTTTATGAAAAAGGCAGTATCAAACGTATATTTAACTATCGATTATCAAGAGCTCGAAGAATTGTCGAAAATGCGTTTGGTATTATGTCATCTGTTTTTCGTGTTTTCCGAAAACCAATTTTACTGAATGAACAGAAAGCTACAGATATCACAATGACGTGTGTATTACTACACAATTTTTTAAGGAAGAGTAAAACTTCTAAAACAAGTTATTCGCCTCCAGGAGCGTTTGATTCTGATAAAGAAAGCGAATTTTGTCCGGGATCCTGGAGAAATGATCAAGAAGTTATGTCCTCGTTTGTACCACTAAGGTAA
- the LOC132936687 gene encoding uncharacterized protein LOC132936687 translates to MQFSDEDDEPSTSSALPTPSPVKKNKPGKFVGTSQKTIVINLYKKYLLQRPKMKYIDIMMSLSTDTGIGLTTIKNTIRDYRQKGEVCSPNKKKTRSTIIEKIDDFDKNAIRRKIHGFWYRHEIPTLNRVLVAINEDSSLPTLSRTGLYRLLGNLNFEFTKRQRNSALTEREDLVLWRRDFIRDIRLYRSEGRTIYYLDETWVNAGECANKVWVDKTVTSSRDAFLKGLTTGPKNPTGKGKRLIVVHIGSSNGFVEGGLLCFESKKNTADYHDEMNGDSFYDWFCGILPLLDDNCIIVMDNASYHSVKLDPAPKVSWKKHEIIQWLEDKNVVVDRKMVKLELMRMVKEIRTTDKYVIDEKAMESNKIVLRLPPYHCELNPIELAWSVVKNHVKQNNTSFKLNDVRQLLIDGVQKVTPEMWANFVQHTTKEEDKMWDIESITDEMLDELDPKLQHILTITGETSTDSSD, encoded by the coding sequence tttgtcGGGACCAGCCAAAAGACCATCGTCATTAATTTGTACAAAAAGTATCTTCTTCAACGaccaaaaatgaaatatatagatataatgatGTCATTGTCAACTGATACAGGGATTGGTTTAACcactataaaaaatacaattcggGATTACAGACAAAAAGGAGAAGTTTGTTcacctaacaaaaaaaaaacaagatctACCATCATCGAGAAAATTGATGATTTCGACAAGAATGCTATTCGTCGAAAAATACATGGATTCTGGTACAGGCATGAAATACCTACGTTAAATAGAGTGTTGGTTGCCATTAACGAAGATTCAAGTCTTCCAACTCTGTCTCGTACTGGTTTGTATAGGCTGTTGgggaatttaaattttgaattcacTAAAAGACAGCGTAATAGTGCACTAACAGAGAGGGAAGATCTTGTATTGTGGCGCAGGGATTTCATTAGAGATATAAGGCTCTATAGAAGTGAAGGTCGGACAATTTATTATCTCGATGAGACGTGGGTCAATGCAGGCGAGTGTGCAAACAAAGTGTGGGTCGACAAAACCGTAACATCGAGTCGTGATGCTTTTTTGAAAGGACTAACTACGGGACCCAAAAATCCAACAGGTAAAGGAAAACGATTGATTGTGGTACATATAGGTTCATCAAACGGTTTCGTCGAGGGTGGTCTACTGTgttttgaatcaaaaaaaaatacagcagACTACCACGACGAAATGAACGGTGATTCCTTTTATGATTGGTTTTGTGGCATTTTACCTCTGTTAGACGACAATTGCATTATTGTAATGGATAATGCGTCGTACCATTCGGTCAAGCTAGATCCCGCACCAAAAGTATCTTGGAAGAAACATGAAATTATTCAATGGTTGGAGGATAAGAATGTAGTAGTTGACAGGAAAATGGTGAAATTAGAATTAATGCGAATGGTCAAAGAGATTCGAACCACTGACAAGTACGTTATTGATGAAAAAGCGATGGAAAGTAATAAAATTGTCCTACGTTTGCCACCTTACCACTGCGAACTGAACCCTATTGAGTTAGCATGGTCTGTGGTGAAAAATCATGTGAAGCAGAATAATACTTCGTTCAAATTAAATGATGTACGGCAATTGCTGATCGATGGAGTTCAAAAAGTTACTCCGGAAATGTGGGCCAATTTTGTACAACATACAACTAAAGAAGAAGATAAGATGTGGGATATTGAGTCAATTACCGATGAGATGCTTGATGAACTAGATCCAAAATTGCaacatattttaactataacagGAGAAACAAGTACCGATTCCTCagattga